In the Mastacembelus armatus chromosome 2, fMasArm1.2, whole genome shotgun sequence genome, one interval contains:
- the LOC113127355 gene encoding SLAIN motif-containing protein 1-like, whose amino-acid sequence MTEVDSNSLNAELEVKKLQELVRKLERQNEQLRTRVSGPLSPLLCQSSLGSFAFPDEPFDYFHPHTAGDGAAAAVEDGPEQSVLDELELLDLDSLCSSDESDETWLYVSSKPTESTNKSTSPLHWSRQVLDSPRSEVEAARQLLSLRLEQVSRWRSSLHSPTSFSSPGPTTPTPAQVTGVSPVSTPPSAKPCSISRSSERHGNHAASALPSPLHPVLHQNLSPGGKELSPVAERSPTFLPHPANRSRSLRCSALSPQSSMDSNLGASEVEDSSISLGYKLQDLTDVQVMARLQEESLRQAYASTSSILANRRSQSFSFQLSTGLEEEDEEDDEDYGLLPPPQPCLTRLPHSHTFSSIQDWQRSTSSLSTPLYPSGGLVFRPQPLGSLCAAEHLGFRPGSDKMRRSTPNLLRSPSMPSVPLLTNSSTCPSLLHNSNNSSFDSSNEKSSQLHSRFLSSRPPLKATAYVSPTIKGSASMLTSTSLQSLSSTCQSTSTPRSSLPRPASFVGTTSFTPRSKVAQPPRSLLTPPKSLSTLSALLQDGCY is encoded by the exons ATGACGGAGGTGGACAGCAACAGCCTCAACGCCGAGTTGGAggtgaagaagctgcaggagcTGGTCCGGAAACTGGAGCGACAGAATGAACAGCTGCGGACCCGGGTGAGCGGCCCCCTGTCCCCCCTGCTGTGCCAGTCGTCCTTGGGGTCGTTCGCGTTCCCGGACGAGCCTTTCGACTATTTCCATCCGCACACGGCCGGGGATGGAGCAGCTGCTGCGGTGGAGGACGGACCCGAGCAGTCGGTTCTGGATGAACTGGAGCTGCTGGACTTGGATTCACTGTGCTCTTCAGATGAGTCTGATGAAACATG GTTGTATGTGTCATCAAAACCCACTGAGTCCACAAATAAGTCCACCAGTCCTCTGCACTGGTCCCGGCAGGTTCTGGACTCTCCCAGATCAGAGGTGGAGGCCGCCAGGCAGTTGCTCTCCCTTCGGCTGGAGCAAG TCTCCAGGTGGCGTAGCTCCCTGCACAGCCCcacctctttctcctctccaggCCCTACTACTCCGACTCCAGCTCAAGTCACCGGAGTGTCTCCCGTCAGCACGCCTCCATCAGCCAAACCTTGCTCCATCTCCCGGTCGTCTGAAAGACATGGTAACCACGCAG cttcagctctgccCTCCCCTCTCCACCCAGTTCTCCATCAGAATCTGAGTCCTGGAGGGAAGGAGCTGTCCCCTGTAGCTGAGAGGAGTCCCACGTTCCTCCCTCATCCAGCCAACCGCA GCCGCAGCCTTCGCTGCTCAGCCCTCAGTCCCCAGTCCTCCATGGACAGTAACCTTGGTGCTTCAGAGGTGGAGGACAGCTCGATCTCTCTGGGATACAAACTGCAGGATCTCACTGATGTCCAGGTTATGGCACGACTGCAGGAGGAGA GTCTAAGACAGGCGTACGCCAGCACGTCGTCCATCCTGGCCAACCGCCGCAGTCAGAGCTTCAGCTTCCAGCTCAGCACCGGcctggaggaggaagacgaggaggaCGACGAAGACTACGGCCTCCTGCCCCCACCACAGCCATGCCTCACCCGCCTGCCACATTCCCACACTTTCTCCAGCATCCAAGACTGGCAAAGAAGCACCAGTTCCCTCTCCACCCCTCTGTACCCTTCCGGTGGGTTGGTCTTTCGGCCTCAGCCGCTCGGCAGCCTCTGTGCAGCTGAGCACCTGGGCTTCAGACCAGGATCAG ATAAGATGAGGAGAAGCACCCCTAACCTTCTCAGATCTCCCAGCATGCCTAGTGTGCCATTGCTGACCAATTCTAGCACTTGCCCTTCTTTGCTTcataacagcaacaacagcagtttTGATTCATCTAACGAAAAATCCA GCCAGCTGCACAGCCGGTTCTTGTCGTCACGGCCACCGCTGAAGGCCACCGCCTATGTCAGTCCCACCATCAAAGGCTCAGCCTCCATGTTGACCTCCACTAGCCTCCAGTCTCTGAGCAGCACGTGTCAATCAACTTCCACTCCTCGCAGCAGCCTGCCCCGCCCCGCCTCCTTTGTGGGCACCACAAGTTTCACCCCCCGCAGTAAAGTGGCCCAACCACCACGAAG TTTACTGACACCTCCAAAGAGCTTGTCCACACTTAGTGCCCTTCTTCAAGATGGCTGCTACTGA
- the mrps9 gene encoding small ribosomal subunit protein uS9m, with the protein MAAPCVRTVGSVLGKCGNCSSSLTTVTSQLCRMVLGRHICGSSALHKKNLAAAGPEKFTVEFIEKQVEEFNIGKRHLANMMGEDPENFTQEDVDRSISYLFPSGLFEKKARPLMKHPDEIFPKQRAVQWGEDRRPFHFLFYTGKQSYYSLMHETYDKILNIEKHQDRLRAKGLFSQDVTQASLGTSRWLTKEELELLLVETISTHDYNHFIQLMERLLSLPYCATEEEFVLRFRRQLESQSTKQTVAPLEKDERGVAFSTSDGRRKTSTSSVVLRDCGSGRITINGQDYLHYFPVLQDREQLMFPFQFTGMLGRFDLECSVSGGGRSSQAGALRLAISRALLSFLSEGQMEIMRQAGLLTPDPRVRERKKPGQEGARRKFTWKKR; encoded by the exons ATGGCGGCGCCCTGTGTGCGAACCGTGGGTTCGGTTCTCGGGAAATGTGGGAATTGCAGCTCGAGTCTAACCACAGTCACGTCGCAGTTGTGCCGCATG GTCCTGGGCAGGCACATATGTGGGAGCTCTGCCCTCCACAAGAAGAACCTGGCGGCTGCAGGGCCAGAGAAGTTCACAGTGGAGTTCATTGAAAaacaggtggaggagtttaacaTCGGGAAAAGGCACCTGGCCAACATGATGGGAGAAGACCCAGAGAACTTCACACAGGAGGACGTGGAT AGAAGTATCTCCTATCTGTTCCCCTCCGGCCTGTTTGAGAAGAAAGCACGGCCCCTAATGAAG caTCCAGACGAGATCTTTCCAAAGCAGAGAG CTGTTCAGTGGGGAGAAGACAGACGGCCTTTCCACTTTCTGTTCTACACGGGCAAACAGTCCTACTACTCCCTGATGCAT gAAACTTACGACAAAATCCTGAACATAGAGAAGCATCAAGATCGCCTGAGAGCCAAAGGACTCTTCTCTCAGGATGTCACGCAGGC ctCTCTAGGCACAAGCAGGTGGCTCACgaaggaggagctggagctgctgctggtggagaCCATCTCGACTCATGAT tACAATCACTTCATCCAGCTGATGGAGCGCCTGCTGTCCCTGCCCTACTGCGCCACAGAGGAGGAGTTTGTCCTGCGTTTCCGCCGCCAGCTGGAGTCTCAGTCCACGAAGCAAACTGTGGCGCCGCTGGAGAAGGATGAACGGGGCGTGGCCTTTAGCACTTCAGATG GCCGCAGGAAGACGTCGACCTCCTCTGTGGTTCTTCGAGACTGTGGCTCTGGACGCATCACCATCAATGGCCAAGACTACCTGCACTACTTTCCTGTACTGCAAGACAG AGAGCAGCTAATGTTCCCGTTTCAGTTCACGGGCATGCTGGGACGCTTCGACCTGGAGTGCAGCGTGAGCGGCGGCGGCAGGTCCAGCCAGGCGGGGGCGCTGCGACTCGCCATCTCTCGTGCCCTGCTTAGCTTTCTGTCTGAGGGACAGATGGAGATCATGAGACAAG CTGGTCTGCTGACCCCTGACCCAagggtgagagagaggaagaagccAGGACAGGAGGGAGCACGCAGGAAGTTCACCTGGAAGAAACGCTGA